Proteins encoded within one genomic window of Trichomycterus rosablanca isolate fTriRos1 chromosome 7, fTriRos1.hap1, whole genome shotgun sequence:
- the mthfr gene encoding methylenetetrahydrofolate reductase, with protein sequence MVNQRVDTGWQGCKSDSSGASNSGESSKESSRCSTPVGEADRGDRLRDKMRRRIESGDRWFSLEFFPPRTAGGAVNLISRFDRMGSGGPLFIDITWHPAGDPGSDKETSSMMIASTAVNYCGLESVLHLTCCKQTKEKLTSYLSKAKHLGLKNIMALRGDPVGADWEEEEGGFNYAVDLVKHIRTEFDDYFDVCVAGYPTGHPEATSYEDDLKHLKEKVDAGAHFIVTQLFFRAETFLKFLKDCRAIGITCPVLPGIFPLQGYHSLRQLVKLSKLEVPEEIMQVIEPIKDNDAAIRNYGIHHAVEMCKVLLDSGNVPGLHFYTLNREVATIDVLRQIGLWAEDPRRPLPWAVSAHPKRKVEDVRPIFWATRPKSYIYRTQDWDDFPNGRWGNSSSPAFGELTDYYLFYLKSKSPKEALLKMWGEELTSEKSVYEVFTNYIIAQPNQNGHKVMCLPWNDDPLAPETNMLKDELEKVNRRGVLTINSQPAINGKPSSDPIVGWGPPGGYVFQKAYLEFFTSSENVNALLEVLKKYEPRVNYHIVNVQGKNITNAPDMQPNAVTWGIFPGREIVQPTVVDPVSFMYWKDEAFALWIEQWGKLYEDESPSRMIIQYIHDNYFLVNLVDNDFPLQNCLWQVIDDMFELLDVPPEPLDQVNAQ encoded by the exons ATGGTGAATCAGAGAGTCGACACCGGCTGGCAGGGATGTAAAAGTGACTCGAGCGGTGCCAGTAACAGCGGAGAAAGCTCCAAAGAGAGTTCACGATGTTCTACTCCAGTTGGGGAGGCGGATCGCGGAGACAGACTGAGGGACAAGATGAGGAGACGGATCGAGTCTGGGGACCGCTGGTTTTCCCTGGAGTTTTTTCCTCCTCGCACCGCTGGTGGAGCGGTCAATCTTATATCCAG ATTCGACCGCATGGGATCTGGCGGGCCTCTCTTCATCGACATCACGTGGCACCCAGCGGGCGACCCCGGCTCCGACAAAGAGACCTCGTCCATGATGATCGCAAGCACGGCAGTCAACTACTGCGGCCTAGAAAGCGTCCTCCACCTGACCTGCTGCAAGCAAACGAAAGAGAAGCTCACGTCCTACCTGAGCAAGGCTAAGCACCTCGGATTGAAAAACATCATGGCGCTAAGAGGAG ATCCAGTGGGAGCAGACTGGGAGGAAGAAGAGGGAGGGTTTAACTACGCTGTAGACCTGGTGAAGCACATTCGAACAGAATTCGATGACTACTTTGACGTCTGTGTCGCTG GCTACCCGACTGGACATCCAGAGGCCACAAGCTATGAAGATGACCTGAAACACTTGAAAGAGAAAGTAGACGCTGGAGCACACTTCATCGTCACGCAGCTTTTCTTCAGAGCAGAGACGTTTCTCAAATTCCTCAAGGACTGCAGAGCTATAGGCATCACCTGTCCAGTTCTACCTGGCATTTTCCCCCTACAG GGCTACCACTCACTACGCCAACTTGTCAAGCTGTCAAAATTGGAGGTGCCAGAGGAGATCATGCAGGTGATCGAGCCCATAAAGGACAACGACGCTGCCATTAGGAACTACGGCATCCATCATGCTGTGGAAATGTGCAAGGTGCTACTAGACAGTGGCAACGTACCTGGCCTGCATTTCTATACGCTCAACAGAGAGGTGGCCACCATCGATGTGCTCCGGCAGATCGGCTTATGGGCCGAGGATCCTCG gcgaCCTCTGCCCTGGGCTGTCAGCGCTCATCCAAAACGGAAGGTGGAAGACGTCAGGCCGATCTTTTGGGCAACAAGGCCCAAGAGTTACATCTACAGAACGCAGGACTGGGATGATTTTCCCAATGGAAGATG GGGGAACTCCTCGTCTCCAGCTTTCGGTGAGCTGACAGATTACTATCTATTCTACCTGAAGAGCAAATCTCCCAAAGAGGCCTTATTAAAGATGTGGGGTGAGGAGCTGACCAGCGAGAAGAGCGTGTATGAAGTCTTCACCAATTACATCATAGCACAGCCCAATCAGAATGGACACAAG GTCATGTGTCTTCCATGGAACGATGACCCTCTGGCTCCCGAGACAAACATGCTAAAGGACGAGCTGGAGAAAGTGAACCGCAGAGGCGTCCTCACCATCAACTCTCAGCCCGCCATTAACGGCAAGCCTTCTTCAGATCCCATTGTGGGCTGGGGCCCGCCGGGCGGATATGTCTTCCAAAAG GCATACCTGGAGTTCTTCACATCAAGTGAAAATGTAAACGCTCTTCTTGAAGTCCTAAAGAAATATGAACCACGTGTGAACTATCACATAGTAAATGTACAG GGGAAGAATATTACAAACGCCCCCGACATGCAGCCCAATGCTGTAACCTGGGGGATTTTCCCAGGAAGGGAAATCGTCCAGCCAACAGTAGTGGATCCTGTCAGCTTTATGTACTGGAAG GATGAGGCGTTTGCTCTGTGGATCGAGCAGTGGGGGAAACTGTACGAGGACGAATCCCCCTCCCGAATGATCATCCAGTACATCCACGACAACTACTTTTTAGTCAACCTGGTGGACAACGACTTTCCTTTACAGAACTGCCTGTGGCAGGTCATCGACGATATGTTCGAACTGCTGGATGTACCGCCTGAACCTCTGGATCAAGTAAACGCACAATAG